One part of the Algibacter sp. L1A34 genome encodes these proteins:
- the clpB gene encoding ATP-dependent chaperone ClpB has protein sequence MNLNDYTIKSQEAIQQAQQIAQGLGQQQIENEHIFKGIFEVDENVLPFILKKLNANIPILKQALDKQIESFPKVSGGELMLSREAGKTLNEASIIAKKLKDDYVSIEHLILAVFKSNSKIAQMLKDQSITEKGLKSAIEELRQGENVTSQSQEETYNSLDKYAKNLNQLAKDGKLDPVIGRDEEIRRILQILSRRTKNNPILIGEPGTGKTAIAEGLAHRIVDGDIPENLKNKQIFALDMGALIAGAKYKGEFEERLKAVIKEVTSSDGDVVLFIDEIHTLVGAGGGQGAMDAANILKPALARGELRAIGATTLDEYQKYFEKDKALERRFQKVMVNEPDTESAISILRGIKEKYEAHHKVRIKDEAIIGAVELSTRYITNRFLPDKAIDLMDEAAAKLRMEINSKPEELDVLDRKIMQLEIEIEAIKREKDEVKLKSLRSDLANIKETRNELNAKWKSEKEVVDNVQNTKQAIENFKIDAEKAEREGDYGKVAELRYGKIKEAQEQLEAFQKQLDEKSETSLIKEEVTYDDIAEVVAKWTGIPVTKMLQSEREKLLRLEDELHKRVVGQEEAIEAVSDAVRRSRAGLQNPKKPIGTFLFLGTTGVGKTELAKALAEYLFDDENALTRIDMSEYQERHAVSRLVGAPPGYVGYEEGGQLTEAVRRKPYSVVLLDEIEKAHPDTFNILLQVLDEGHLTDNKGRTADFKNTIIIMTSNMGSQIIQDRFEATKDINSAIEAAKVDVLALLKQTVRPEFLNRIDDTVMFTPLSKENIVSIVGLQIKGITKMIAQQGITFDATPDAVAYLADKGYNPEYGARPVKRVIQKEVLNALSKEILAGTVTTDSIILLDAFDDKLVFRNENHLVSEEI, from the coding sequence ATGAACCTAAACGATTACACCATTAAATCGCAAGAGGCCATTCAGCAAGCGCAGCAAATTGCGCAAGGTCTAGGCCAACAGCAAATTGAAAATGAACACATTTTTAAAGGCATTTTTGAAGTCGACGAAAATGTGCTTCCGTTTATTTTAAAAAAATTAAACGCAAACATTCCTATACTAAAACAAGCTTTAGATAAACAAATAGAAAGCTTTCCTAAAGTATCAGGAGGTGAACTCATGCTTTCTCGCGAAGCTGGAAAAACATTAAACGAAGCATCTATAATTGCAAAAAAATTAAAAGATGATTACGTTTCTATAGAACACCTTATTCTAGCTGTTTTTAAATCGAACAGTAAAATAGCACAAATGCTAAAAGACCAAAGTATTACAGAAAAAGGTTTAAAATCAGCAATCGAAGAGTTAAGACAAGGCGAAAACGTAACCTCGCAAAGCCAAGAAGAAACCTACAATTCGTTAGACAAATACGCAAAAAACTTAAATCAATTAGCAAAAGACGGCAAATTAGATCCAGTTATTGGTCGTGATGAAGAAATTCGTAGAATTCTACAAATTTTATCCCGTCGTACCAAAAACAACCCAATTTTAATAGGAGAGCCTGGAACAGGTAAAACCGCAATTGCAGAAGGTTTAGCGCACCGTATTGTGGATGGCGATATTCCTGAGAATCTAAAAAACAAACAAATTTTCGCACTAGATATGGGCGCACTTATTGCAGGTGCTAAATACAAAGGTGAATTTGAAGAACGTTTAAAAGCCGTTATAAAAGAAGTAACTTCCAGCGATGGTGATGTGGTTTTATTTATTGATGAAATCCACACATTGGTTGGTGCAGGTGGCGGACAAGGCGCTATGGATGCAGCCAATATTTTAAAGCCAGCCTTGGCTCGTGGCGAACTTAGAGCTATTGGGGCAACCACTTTAGATGAATATCAAAAATATTTTGAAAAAGATAAAGCGCTAGAACGTCGTTTCCAAAAAGTAATGGTGAACGAACCAGATACCGAAAGTGCCATTTCAATACTTCGTGGTATTAAAGAAAAATATGAGGCTCACCACAAAGTACGTATCAAAGATGAAGCTATTATTGGTGCCGTAGAACTTTCAACACGATACATTACCAATCGTTTTTTACCAGATAAAGCGATCGATTTAATGGACGAGGCAGCTGCAAAACTGCGTATGGAAATAAACTCTAAACCCGAAGAACTCGATGTTTTAGATCGTAAAATCATGCAACTTGAAATTGAAATTGAAGCTATTAAGCGTGAAAAAGACGAAGTAAAGTTAAAATCACTACGTTCTGATTTAGCTAATATTAAGGAAACTAGAAATGAACTTAATGCCAAATGGAAAAGTGAAAAAGAAGTTGTAGATAATGTACAGAACACCAAACAAGCTATTGAAAACTTCAAGATAGATGCAGAAAAAGCTGAACGTGAAGGTGATTATGGTAAGGTAGCAGAATTACGTTATGGTAAAATAAAAGAAGCACAAGAACAATTGGAAGCTTTCCAAAAACAATTGGACGAAAAATCGGAAACATCTCTTATTAAAGAAGAGGTTACTTACGATGATATTGCTGAAGTTGTTGCCAAATGGACAGGTATTCCTGTTACTAAAATGCTTCAAAGTGAACGAGAAAAATTATTAAGACTTGAAGATGAATTACACAAACGTGTAGTTGGCCAAGAAGAAGCTATAGAAGCTGTTAGTGATGCCGTTCGCCGTAGCCGTGCAGGATTACAAAATCCCAAAAAACCAATTGGAACCTTCCTCTTTTTAGGGACAACCGGTGTTGGTAAAACCGAATTAGCAAAAGCTTTGGCGGAATATTTGTTTGATGATGAAAATGCATTAACTCGGATTGACATGAGTGAATATCAAGAACGTCACGCTGTAAGCCGTTTAGTAGGAGCACCTCCGGGATACGTAGGTTATGAAGAAGGCGGACAATTAACTGAAGCTGTGCGTCGTAAACCATACTCTGTAGTGCTTTTGGATGAAATTGAAAAAGCACACCCAGATACTTTTAATATTTTACTACAAGTTTTAGATGAAGGTCATTTAACAGATAACAAAGGTAGAACTGCCGATTTTAAAAATACGATTATTATCATGACTTCCAATATGGGTAGTCAAATAATCCAAGATCGTTTTGAAGCGACAAAAGACATCAATTCAGCAATTGAAGCCGCCAAAGTAGATGTCCTTGCGCTACTAAAGCAAACCGTAAGACCAGAATTTTTAAACCGTATTGACGATACCGTAATGTTTACACCGTTAAGCAAAGAAAACATTGTATCTATTGTTGGTTTACAAATAAAAGGTATTACTAAAATGATAGCACAACAAGGCATCACTTTCGATGCTACGCCAGACGCTGTAGCCTATTTAGCAGATAAAGGTTATAACCCTGAGTACGGTGCAAGACCTGTAAAACGTGTCATACAAAAAGAAGTTTTAAATGCTCTAAGTAAAGAGATATTAGCAGGAACGGTAACTACCGATAGTATTATTTTACTAGATGCATTCGATGATAAGTTGGTTTTTAGAAATGAAAATCATTTAGTTAGCGAAGAAATATAA
- the deoC gene encoding deoxyribose-phosphate aldolase, producing MIISEYIDYTLLSPTTTEAEIITLCKEARKSNLSSICINSCYVTLAKELLKGTDVKICSTVGFPAGSSSTATKIFEATNAIKEGANEIDMVINLGLLKSRNYVSVMKDISAVKLAISKTPLKVIIEISELNKNEIVKASQICADANADFITTSTGFSKSGATFTAVKIIKKTVRDAIKIKASGGITNLEISQKFIDIGVSRIGASPNLKLRKALLKLG from the coding sequence ATGATTATTTCTGAGTACATAGACTATACTCTATTATCACCCACAACTACCGAAGCCGAAATTATCACGCTTTGTAAAGAGGCAAGAAAAAGTAACCTTAGTAGCATATGCATAAATAGCTGTTATGTTACATTAGCAAAAGAATTACTAAAAGGAACAGATGTGAAAATCTGTTCAACTGTAGGTTTTCCAGCAGGAAGCTCATCTACAGCCACTAAAATATTTGAAGCCACAAATGCTATTAAAGAAGGTGCTAATGAAATTGATATGGTAATCAATCTTGGCTTATTAAAAAGCAGAAATTATGTTTCAGTAATGAAAGATATTAGCGCTGTAAAATTAGCTATTAGTAAAACACCTCTAAAAGTAATTATTGAAATATCGGAATTAAATAAAAACGAAATAGTAAAAGCATCTCAAATTTGTGCCGATGCCAATGCAGACTTTATTACTACATCTACCGGGTTTTCTAAAAGTGGCGCCACTTTTACAGCAGTAAAAATCATTAAAAAAACGGTTAGAGATGCTATAAAAATAAAAGCATCAGGAGGTATAACCAATCTAGAAATATCTCAAAAATTTATAGATATTGGAGTAAGCCGTATAGGTGCATCACCAAATTTAAAGCTTCGTAAAGCACTTTTGAAACTAGGATAA
- a CDS encoding LamB/YcsF family protein, protein MIYEAFADWNYNDDLRLVSKLKKDVVIHDKADMFNHVFRMIFEQKVKTVQGFEIEVLSDAFVFRVIFQML, encoded by the coding sequence ATAATATATGAGGCTTTTGCGGATTGGAATTATAATGATGATTTAAGATTAGTTTCAAAACTTAAAAAAGATGTTGTAATTCATGATAAAGCCGACATGTTTAATCATGTTTTTAGAATGATTTTTGAACAAAAAGTAAAGACGGTTCAAGGTTTTGAGATTGAAGTTTTATCTGATGCTTTTGTCTTCAGGGTGATATTCCAAATGCTGTAG
- a CDS encoding DUF2891 domain-containing protein — protein MMQRFILVFIILLIGCKQSDKKQDFKSIDDPVEVTVLKIPKLDLEQANKLAALPLHCINSEYPNKLSQTLGGDEDLKKPAILHPAFYGCFDWHSAVHGHWSLVSLLKSNPDLKNSKNLKMRLLRNLSKVNIEGEVAYFSGKYNKSFERTYGWAWLLKLAEELHTWDDETARVLEENLQPLTDLIIEKYTAYLPKLNYPTRVGTHGNTAFGLSFAYDYAVAVNNEVFKLAIETRAKHFFLQDENCPMSWEPGGSDFLSPCLEEAALMKRLLPIEDYKSWLEAFLPELKNKNFTLETGKVSDRTDGHLVHLDGLNFSRAWSLNKIAEDLPEYAHLKPIAIQHLNHSLPSIFGDSYEGGHWLGSFAIYALNSF, from the coding sequence ATGATGCAACGCTTTATTTTAGTTTTTATAATATTGTTAATAGGATGTAAGCAATCGGACAAAAAGCAGGATTTTAAATCGATAGATGATCCTGTTGAAGTTACTGTTTTAAAAATTCCAAAACTCGATTTAGAGCAAGCTAATAAGTTGGCTGCTTTACCGCTTCATTGTATTAATTCAGAATACCCAAACAAGCTATCGCAGACCTTAGGAGGTGACGAGGATTTGAAAAAACCTGCAATTTTACATCCTGCATTTTATGGTTGTTTCGATTGGCATTCTGCTGTTCATGGACATTGGAGTTTGGTGAGTTTACTAAAGAGTAATCCTGATTTAAAAAATAGTAAAAATTTAAAGATGAGACTTTTACGTAACTTGTCTAAAGTAAATATTGAAGGCGAAGTTGCGTATTTTTCAGGGAAATATAATAAGTCTTTTGAGCGTACTTATGGTTGGGCCTGGTTATTAAAGTTAGCTGAAGAACTCCATACTTGGGATGATGAAACTGCTAGAGTTTTAGAAGAAAATCTTCAGCCTCTTACTGATTTAATTATTGAAAAATATACAGCATATCTTCCAAAACTGAATTATCCAACGCGAGTTGGAACGCATGGAAATACAGCTTTTGGTTTGTCCTTTGCTTACGATTATGCAGTAGCTGTAAATAATGAAGTTTTTAAATTAGCCATTGAAACACGTGCGAAACATTTCTTTTTACAAGATGAAAATTGCCCGATGTCCTGGGAGCCTGGAGGATCAGATTTTTTATCGCCTTGTCTAGAAGAAGCGGCTTTAATGAAGCGACTATTACCTATTGAAGATTATAAGTCTTGGCTAGAGGCTTTTTTGCCAGAGTTAAAAAATAAAAACTTTACTTTGGAAACCGGAAAAGTGTCTGATAGAACCGATGGGCATTTGGTGCATTTAGATGGTTTAAATTTCTCGAGAGCTTGGAGTTTAAATAAAATAGCCGAAGATTTACCTGAATATGCGCATCTTAAACCTATTGCTATTCAGCATTTGAATCATTCTTTACCAAGTATTTTCGGCGATAGTTATGAGGGCGGGCATTGGTTAGGTTCTTTCGCTATTTACGCTTTAAATTCTTTCTAA
- a CDS encoding DUF695 domain-containing protein yields the protein MNFFKKFLKKDNPIKSNADFWNWFIKNEKSFFKVIKEQGDVNRLFFIDLSKKLNELKSGYWFLAGMFDEDTAELILTADGDLKNIAFVEDLVEEAPQIKGWKITALKQESGFENQGIEIDDYKFSKDTLRFYSNDLNNYPDEIDITITHKSLSEDNRIDITNGIYLFLDNALGELNSVSIIDNLSVVNTSVATSDLVPIEKLKDFLIWREKEFIEKYDGLRHSTEKDSYSAFEASMESGLPLLAVVNTDLLQWDSKASHPWVAVLEMEYTGLSNNGMPDEETYNLLNIIEDEVLQELKDSKGYLNIGRQTADNTREIYFACTDFRKPSKVFYQIQTKYSGKLKVSFDIYKDKYWQSFDRFYRGK from the coding sequence ATGAATTTTTTTAAAAAGTTCCTAAAAAAGGATAATCCTATAAAATCTAATGCTGATTTTTGGAATTGGTTTATTAAAAACGAGAAATCATTCTTTAAAGTAATAAAAGAACAAGGTGATGTTAATAGGTTGTTCTTTATTGATTTGTCCAAAAAATTAAATGAATTAAAATCGGGGTATTGGTTTTTGGCTGGCATGTTTGATGAAGATACAGCAGAACTCATTCTAACTGCTGATGGTGATTTAAAGAATATCGCTTTCGTTGAAGATTTAGTTGAAGAAGCTCCCCAAATTAAAGGTTGGAAAATTACTGCTTTAAAACAAGAGTCTGGATTTGAAAATCAAGGAATAGAAATAGACGATTATAAATTTAGTAAGGATACACTTCGTTTTTATTCTAATGATTTAAATAATTATCCAGATGAAATTGATATTACAATAACACATAAGAGCTTAAGTGAAGATAATAGAATAGATATTACTAATGGTATCTATTTGTTTTTAGATAATGCCTTAGGTGAGCTAAATTCGGTATCTATTATCGATAATTTAAGTGTTGTTAATACTTCTGTTGCTACAAGTGATTTAGTTCCAATTGAAAAATTAAAGGATTTTTTAATCTGGCGTGAAAAAGAGTTTATTGAAAAGTATGATGGATTACGTCATTCTACTGAAAAAGACAGTTATTCAGCCTTTGAAGCGTCTATGGAGTCTGGTTTGCCACTCTTAGCGGTTGTGAATACCGATTTATTACAATGGGATAGCAAAGCATCGCATCCATGGGTTGCTGTTCTAGAAATGGAATATACGGGACTAAGTAATAATGGCATGCCAGATGAAGAAACTTATAATTTGTTAAATATCATTGAGGACGAAGTTTTACAGGAGCTAAAAGACTCAAAAGGTTATTTAAATATTGGTAGACAAACTGCAGATAATACGCGAGAAATATACTTTGCTTGTACCGATTTTAGAAAGCCTTCTAAAGTGTTTTATCAAATTCAAACAAAATATTCGGGTAAGTTAAAGGTGAGTTTTGATATTTATAAAGATAAATATTGGCAATCTTTTGATAGGTTTTATCGAGGTAAATAG
- the murA gene encoding UDP-N-acetylglucosamine 1-carboxyvinyltransferase, with the protein MGTFKIEGGHQLKGSIQPQGAKNEALQILCAVLLTPELVTINNIPDIIDVNKLINLLRKLGVKVGKIGKGSYTFQADEVNLDYLESDAFKVDGRGLRGSIMIVGPLLARFGKGYIPKPGGDKIGRRRLDTHFEGLINLGAKFKYSKEDQFYGVEAEYLTGAYMLLEEASVTGTANIVMAAVLARGTTTIYNAACEPYLQQLCKMLNRMGAEISGVGSNMLVIEGVETLGGTEHRMLPDMIEIGSWIGLAAMTKSELTITNVSWNDLGVIPNVFRKLGITVEKQGDNIHIPAHTNGYQIQSYIDGSILTISDAPWPGFTPDLLSIILVVATQARGSVLIHQKMFESRLFFVDKLIDMGAKIILCDPHRATVIGHDFKSTLKATTMTSPDIRAGVSLLIAALSAKGTSTIQNIEQIDRGYENIDERLRAIGARIERVES; encoded by the coding sequence ATGGGAACATTCAAAATTGAAGGAGGACACCAATTAAAAGGTAGTATCCAACCTCAAGGAGCCAAAAACGAAGCTTTACAAATTCTATGTGCCGTTCTACTTACTCCAGAATTGGTTACAATTAATAATATTCCAGACATTATAGATGTTAACAAGCTTATAAACTTGTTGAGAAAACTTGGTGTTAAGGTTGGAAAAATAGGTAAAGGAAGTTATACCTTTCAAGCCGATGAAGTTAATTTAGATTATTTAGAGTCTGATGCTTTTAAAGTTGATGGTCGCGGATTACGTGGATCAATAATGATTGTTGGTCCTTTATTAGCACGTTTTGGTAAAGGATATATTCCAAAACCAGGTGGTGATAAAATTGGTCGTCGTAGATTAGATACGCATTTTGAAGGCTTAATTAATTTAGGCGCCAAATTTAAATACAGTAAAGAAGATCAGTTTTACGGGGTAGAAGCCGAATATTTAACGGGAGCCTACATGTTGCTTGAAGAAGCATCGGTTACCGGAACAGCAAACATTGTAATGGCTGCTGTTTTAGCAAGAGGAACAACAACAATTTACAACGCAGCTTGCGAACCATACTTACAGCAATTATGTAAAATGCTGAATAGAATGGGAGCTGAAATTAGCGGTGTAGGTTCTAATATGTTAGTTATAGAAGGTGTAGAAACCTTAGGAGGAACAGAACACCGTATGCTTCCTGATATGATTGAAATAGGAAGTTGGATTGGTCTTGCGGCTATGACAAAAAGTGAACTTACTATTACCAATGTAAGCTGGAACGATTTGGGTGTGATACCTAATGTTTTTCGAAAATTAGGTATTACCGTTGAAAAGCAAGGTGATAATATTCATATTCCTGCACATACTAACGGTTATCAAATTCAAAGTTATATCGATGGTTCTATTTTAACCATCTCCGATGCACCTTGGCCTGGTTTTACACCAGATTTATTGAGTATCATTCTAGTTGTGGCTACACAGGCTAGAGGAAGTGTTTTAATTCATCAAAAAATGTTCGAAAGTCGTTTATTCTTTGTGGATAAATTGATTGATATGGGGGCAAAAATTATTTTATGCGATCCGCATAGAGCAACTGTTATTGGGCACGATTTTAAGTCGACTTTAAAAGCAACAACCATGACGTCGCCAGATATTCGTGCAGGTGTATCTTTACTTATTGCAGCACTTTCTGCAAAAGGAACATCAACTATTCAGAATATTGAACAGATTGATCGAGGTTACGAAAATATAGACGAGCGTTTACGTGCTATTGGCGCAAGAATCGAACGTGTAGAGTCGTAG
- a CDS encoding DUF4290 domain-containing protein, giving the protein MIDDLEYNTEREHLIIPEYGRHMQKMINYAKTRETKEERNRLANGIIAVMGNMQPHLRDVPDFKHKLWDQLFIMANFELDADSPYDIPTKEIYEERPEPLEYPQNFPKYRFYGNNIKTMIDVANTWEDGELKEALLHTIANHMKKCFLNWNKDTVEDAVIYGHLFELSDGKIDLRNSDEDLSDSSSLLRTKSKFANSNNNKKGGQKKSNTNNRQRKRY; this is encoded by the coding sequence TTGATAGACGATTTAGAATACAATACAGAGCGTGAGCATTTAATCATTCCGGAATACGGAAGACATATGCAGAAAATGATTAATTACGCTAAAACGAGAGAAACAAAGGAAGAGCGTAATAGATTAGCAAACGGTATTATTGCAGTAATGGGTAATATGCAACCGCATTTACGTGATGTTCCCGATTTTAAGCATAAACTTTGGGATCAGCTTTTTATCATGGCTAATTTTGAATTAGATGCCGATTCTCCTTATGATATTCCTACTAAAGAAATTTACGAAGAGCGTCCAGAACCTCTAGAATATCCTCAAAATTTCCCTAAATATCGTTTCTACGGAAACAATATTAAAACCATGATCGATGTAGCAAATACATGGGAAGATGGCGAATTGAAAGAAGCGTTACTCCATACCATTGCAAATCACATGAAAAAGTGTTTTTTAAATTGGAATAAAGATACGGTTGAAGATGCTGTTATTTATGGTCATTTGTTCGAATTGTCTGATGGAAAAATAGATCTTCGAAATTCTGATGAAGATTTATCCGATTCTAGCAGTTTGTTGCGTACAAAATCGAAGTTTGCCAACAGTAATAACAATAAAAAAGGCGGGCAAAAAAAGAGCAATACTAATAACCGTCAAAGAAAACGCTACTAA